The following are from one region of the Paenibacillus bovis genome:
- a CDS encoding M56 family metallopeptidase: MEKQRVEWWHRRSERLLKTGLFITLFTIGLMVMYALHVLFGWNIPFDLLRICNQWMKSHGWLSVSHLLETLVLCTFVLYISYGLDQWYGSFRAMRRFRELENHHLSAVYNERYSPDGQNVFLIVACEQPLALTMGIINRRIVLSEGLLSLLNEEERQAVLHHELFHYHQHDPLTTFLLRQSACALWFLPVVRTLALHYKISREILADNYAIERLGTAVGIGGALLKLVKRSRSRLEIPARMIYSSFADTSLNYRIQRIIDPQSGASPRLPWWSILVSLPVLILLSILLLWSLIE; this comes from the coding sequence ATGGAAAAACAACGCGTAGAATGGTGGCATCGTCGTTCCGAAAGACTGCTGAAGACAGGGCTTTTTATTACTTTGTTTACGATAGGTCTGATGGTGATGTACGCGCTGCATGTATTATTCGGCTGGAATATTCCGTTTGACCTGCTGCGCATCTGTAATCAATGGATGAAATCACACGGCTGGTTGTCGGTGAGTCATCTGCTGGAGACGCTGGTTCTGTGTACGTTTGTATTGTATATCAGTTATGGGCTGGATCAATGGTACGGTTCATTCCGTGCTATGCGGCGATTCCGCGAGTTGGAGAATCACCATTTGTCGGCGGTATATAACGAGCGTTATAGCCCCGATGGGCAGAATGTATTCCTGATTGTCGCCTGCGAGCAGCCTCTGGCACTGACCATGGGCATTATTAATCGTCGCATCGTACTGTCCGAAGGACTGTTGTCCCTCTTAAATGAGGAAGAACGTCAGGCGGTACTGCATCATGAGCTATTTCATTATCACCAGCATGATCCGTTGACGACATTTTTGCTGAGACAATCGGCATGTGCACTGTGGTTTCTACCGGTTGTTCGTACACTGGCGCTGCATTACAAAATCTCGCGCGAGATTCTGGCAGACAATTACGCGATTGAGCGTCTGGGTACAGCAGTCGGTATTGGTGGAGCCCTGCTGAAGCTGGTCAAACGCTCCCGCTCCAGACTGGAAATCCCTGCACGAATGATTTATTCATCCTTTGCAGATACATCGCTTAACTACCGCATACAACGGATTATCGATCCGCAAAGCGGTGCATCACCCCGGTTGCCATGGTGGTCCATTCTGGTATCGCTGCCGGTATTGATTCTGCTGAGTATTTTGTTGTTATGGTCGCTGATTGAGTAG
- a CDS encoding BlaI/MecI/CopY family transcriptional regulator, with protein MKIQNFKVGATGMDRFFGPLEAQVMNVLWDMDHAMTIREVQTALKPVKLLSFNTVMTVMNRLVDKGALLKQSEGRSFHYIPSESRADFLNHQSRELTHELMEEFGSLAVNHMVDILEEVDPQLIQALEEKIKQWKNNA; from the coding sequence ATGAAAATACAAAACTTCAAAGTGGGTGCTACAGGAATGGATCGCTTTTTTGGTCCACTGGAAGCACAGGTAATGAATGTACTGTGGGATATGGATCACGCTATGACGATCAGGGAAGTGCAGACAGCACTGAAGCCTGTCAAACTGCTCAGCTTTAATACAGTGATGACAGTGATGAATCGTCTGGTGGACAAGGGCGCCCTGCTCAAACAGAGTGAAGGCAGAAGCTTTCATTACATTCCGTCGGAAAGTCGCGCAGATTTTTTGAATCATCAATCCAGGGAATTAACGCATGAATTAATGGAAGAGTTCGGATCACTCGCTGTAAACCACATGGTGGATATACTTGAAGAGGTAGATCCTCAACTTATTCAAGCCTTGGAGGAAAAGATCAAACAATGGAAAAACAACGCGTAG